The proteins below come from a single Argentina anserina chromosome 1, drPotAnse1.1, whole genome shotgun sequence genomic window:
- the LOC126803846 gene encoding CSC1-like protein At4g35870: MDDPLSPPPSPGGDGDYAAWYGNIQYLLNISAIGSFFCLFIFLFVKLRSDHRRMPGPSALAAKLLAVWHATGREIACHCGADAAQFLLIEGGSCGLLLALAVLAVLVMLPLNLYAGTAVLGDQFSQTTVNHIEKGSALLWVHFVFLVVVVVFVHFGISAIESRSKITRIRDGNGNMSDPGSDSTALFTIMVQGIPKTIGSDRTVLHEYFQHKYPGKVYKVVLPMDLCALEELASELVKVRHDIAWLVAKIDSRLLPDESEDNGYGTDSSEGAWGWACNLWRKVKDVWHHAMASLGYTDDRRLGELQELRAELETELAAYKQGRAVGAGVAFVVFKDVYTANKAVQDFKHEKKRRIGKFFSLMELRLQRNHWKVEQAPLASDIYWNHLGSSKASLKLRRVLVNTCLLLILLFFSSPLAIISAVKSAGRIINAEAMDNADLWLAWFQSSSWLGSLIFQFMPNVFIFISMYIVIPSALSYLSKFERHLTVSGEQRAALLKMVCFFLVNLILLKGLVESSLESALLKMGRCYLDGEDCKRIEQYMSASFLSRSCLSSLAFLITSTFLGISFDLLAPIPWIKRKLQKFRKNDMLQLVPEQSEEYPLETQEPNTLQRPLIAENTYFDSPRLSGMDIPGQDLSEYPINRTSTAPKQTFDFAQYYAFNLTIFALTFIYSSFAPLVVPVGAIYFGYRYVVDKYNFLFVYRVRGFPAGNDGKLMDTVLSIMRFCVDLYLLAMLFFFSVHGDSTKLQAIFTLGVLVLYKLLPSHNDTYHPAVLEGIQTVDSFVEGPIDYEVFSQPKFDWDTYT, translated from the coding sequence ATGGACGACCCTCTCTCCCCTCCGCCGTCCCCCGGAGGCGACGGCGACTACGCCGCCTGGTACGGCAACATCCAGTACCTCCTCAACATCTCCGCCATCGGCTCCTTCTTCTGTctcttcatcttcctcttcGTCAAGCTCCGCTCCGACCACCGCCGCATGCCCGGACCCTCCGCCCTCGCTGCCAAGCTCCTCGCCGTCTGGCACGCCACCGGACGCGAAATCGCCTGCCACTGCGGCGCCGACGCCGCCCAGTTCCTCCTCATCGAAGGCGGCAGCTGCGGCCTTCTCCTCGCCCTCGCCGTCCTCGCCGTCCTCGTCATGCTCCCCTTGAACCTCTACGCCGGCACCGCCGTGCTCGGCGACCAGTTCTCGCAGACGACGGTCAACCACATTGAGAAAGGTTCAGCTCTGCTCTGGGTGcattttgttttccttgttGTGGTTGTTGTTTTCGTGCATTTCGGCATTTCTGCTATAGAATCAAGGTCAAAGATCACTAGGATTAGGGATGGAAATGGTAATATGAGTGACCCGGGTTCGGATTCCACAGCTCTTTTTACTATAATGGTTCAGGGGATACCGAAAACTATAGGGAGTGATAGGACTGTGTTGCATGAGTATTTCCAGCATAAGTATCCCGGCAAGGTTTATAAGGTTGTTTTGCCGATGGATTTGTGTGCATTGGAGGAATTAGCTTCGGAGTTGGTTAAGGTTCGACATGACATCGCTTGGTTAGTTGCGAAAATTGACTCCCGGCTGTTGCCTGATGAGAGTGAAGACAATGGATATGGAACGGATTCGTCAGAGGGAGCGTGGGGCTGGGCTTGTAATCTGTGGAGAAAGGTGAAGGATGTATGGCATCATGCTATGGCTAGCTTGGGTTACACGGATGATAGGAGGTTAGGAGAGTTGCAGGAATTGAGAGCTGAATTGGAGACTGAACTGGCTGCCTACAAACAAGGCCGTGCTGTGGGTGCTGGAGTTGCGTTTGTGGTGTTCAAGGATGTGTACACTGCTAATAAAGCAGTTCAGGACTTTAAACATGAGAAGAAGAGGCGGATAGGGAAGTTTTTTTCTCTCATGGAGTTGCGTTTACAGAGAAATCACTGGAAAGTTGAGCAGGCACCGTTGGCAAGTGACATTTATTGGAATCATTTGGGGTCGTCAAAGGCCTCATTGAAGTTGCGAAGAGTTCTTGTGAATACATGCTTACTGTTGATTCTTCTATTTTTTAGCTCGCCTCTTGCAATTATCAGTGCCGTGAAAAGCGCTGGACGGATCATAAATGCAGAAGCTATGGACAATGCTGATTTGTGGTTAGCTTGGTTTCAGAGCTCAAGCTGGCTTGGGAGCCTCATCTTTCAGTTTATGCccaatgtttttatttttataagcaTGTATATTGTGATTCCATCAGCACTTTCCTATCTCTCCAAGTTTGAACGACATCTTACAGTATCAGGGGAGCAGAGAGCCGCACTTCTTAAGATGGTTTGTTTCTTCCTGGTAAATCTTATTCTTCTGAAGGGTTTGGTTGAATCTTCTTTAGAGAGTGCCCTGCTCAAAATGGGAAGGTGCTACTTGGATGGAGAAGATTGCAAGAGGATTGAGCAGTACATGAGTGCATCATTTTTGTCAAGATCCTGCCTTTCCTCTCTGGCATTCTTGATTACCAGTACATTTTTGGGAATATCATTTGATCTATTGGCTCCAATCCCTTGGATAAAAAGGAAGCTTCAGAAGTTCAGGAAGAATGACATGCTGCAGCTGGTCCCTGAACAAAGTGAAGAGTATCCATTAGAAACTCAGGAACCAAATACTTTACAAAGACCCTTAATTGCGGAGAACACATATTTTGATTCTCCTAGGCTGAGTGGAATGGACATCCCAGGACAAGATCTTTCTGAATACCCCATCAACAGAACCTCCACTGCCCCCAAGCAGACATTTGATTTTGCGCAATATTATGCGTTTAATTTGACAATATTTGCCCTGACATTCATCTATTCTTCATTTGCTCCACTTGTGGTTCCGGTTGGCGCAATTTATTTCGGCTACAGGTACGTGGTTGATAAGTACAATTTTCTGTTTGTCTATCGGGTTCGTGGCTTTCCTGCTGGAAATGATGGGAAGTTGATGGATACAGTCTTGAGCATCATGCGTTTCTGTGTCGATCTTTACCTGCTCGCAatgctctttttcttttcggtTCATGGAGACTCGACAAAGCTGCAAGCAATATTCACACTTGGGGTGTTAGTACTGTATAAACTGTTGCCTTCTCACAATGATACATATCATCCTGCTGTATTGGAAGGCATACAAACTGTAGACAGTTTTGTGGAAGGGCCCATTGATTATGAGGTCTTTTCACAGCCTAAGTTTGATTGGGATACATATACATGA
- the LOC126794925 gene encoding LOW QUALITY PROTEIN: aspartyl protease family protein 1 (The sequence of the model RefSeq protein was modified relative to this genomic sequence to represent the inferred CDS: inserted 2 bases in 2 codons; deleted 1 base in 1 codon): protein MKGRQITARKECMPHLGVKSLLLDSGSAETNKLGGSATIYNQPLCPKPRRANSAIPEFLMPLRCNKHSSKPTKDFISSSSPPKKIHSFEQGKQTQLTKCILFLFPSILTLVLLLQSCDGRVFSFEMHHRFSDPIKQWSEAVTSLLPEKRMGFGFVVVLGSLHYTMVQLGTPGMKFMVALDTGSDLFWVPCVGTAYAPNVMVYDPEGSSTSKKIRCNNRLCMQRNKCLGALYTCPFSVSFKSNETSTSGILVEDVLHLTTEDSHHEFVVACLTFGCAQVQSPSFLDIVGPNGLXGLGMERISVPSILLGSREGFTADSFSLCFGPDGVGRINFGDKGTPDQEETPLTPLIIILYSNPTYNISVTQIRVGTDIMDIDFTALFDSGTSFTYLMDPTYIRISESFHSQARDKRHQPDSRISFEYCYNMSPRANASWIXCVSLTMKGGSQFEIYDPIIVISTANELVYCQLAVVKSLGLNIIGQNFMTGYHVVLGWKQFDCYDTEDHHTYLPFKPSSHSAPPGFAHGLRTISSSTSAASLLHYSHTSLLTCFIFISLSFLLV, encoded by the exons ATGAAGGGAAGGCAGATCACAGCAAGGAAAGAATGTATGCCTCATTTAGGAGTGAAAAGCCTCCTTCTCGATTCAGGTTCTGCTGAGACAAACAAGCTTGGTGGCTCTGCAACCATTTATAACCAGCCTCTTTGCCCTAAGCCTCGCAGAGCCAACTCTGCCATACCTGAATTCCTCATGCCCTTAAGATGTAACAAGCACag TTCTAAACCCACAAAAGATttcatctcttcttcttctccacccAAAAAGATTCATTCTTTTGAACAAGGAAAACAAACCCAGCTCACCAAATGCATACTCTTCCTTTTCCCATCAATCTTGACCCTTGTCCTTCTTCTTCAGAGCTGCGACGGCCGAGTCTTCAGCTTCGAGATGCACCACCGCTTCTCCGACCCCATCAAGCAGTGGTCGGAGGCCGTCACCAGCCTCCTCCCGGAAAAAAG AATGGgatttggttttgttgttgttttgggtAGTTTGCATTATACGATGGTGCAATTGGGGACGCCGGGaatgaagtttatggtggCGCTTGATACCGGGAGTGACCTGTTTTGGGTGCCTTGTGTAGGAACTGCTTATGCTCCT AATGTTATGGTTTATGATCCCGAAGGGTCATCGACTAGCAAGAAAATCCGTTGCAACAACAGGTTGTGTATGCAGCGTAATAAATGTTTGGGAGCGTTGTACACGTGCCCTTTTAGTGTGTCTTTTAAGTCTAATGAAACTTCTACTTCTGGGATATTGGTAGAGGATGTTCTGCACTTAACAACAGAAGATAGTCATCACGAATTTGTTGTGGCATGCCTTACCTTTGG TTGTGCACAGGTGCAAAGTCCTTCGTTCCTGGATATTGTTGGCCCTAATGGTT TTGGTCTTGGTATGGAGAGGATATCTGTTCCTAGCATTTTA CTCGGGAGTCGGGAAGGCTTTACCGCAGATTCATTTTCCTTGTGTTTTGGACCTGATGGAGTTGGGAGAATCAATTTTGGTGACAAGGGGACTCCGGACCAGGAAGAGACCCCCTTAACCCCTTTAATTATAATCCTTTACAGTAA TCCAACATACAACATTAGTGTAACTCAGATTAGAGTGGGGACAGATATTATGGACATTGATTTCACAGCTCTTTTTGATTCTGGAACTTCTTTCACATATTTGATGGACCCAACTTATATAAGAATTTCAGAGAGC TTCCATTCACAAGCTCGAGATAAGCGTCATCAACCTGACTCAAGGATTTCATTTGAATATTGTTATAATATGAG TCCTCGTGCAAATGCCAGTTGGA GATGTGTCAGTTTAACCATGAAAGGTGGAAgccagtttgaaatatatgATCCAATCATTGTTATATCCACTGCG AACGAGCTGGTCTATTGCCAGCTGGCTGTTGTCAAGAGTTTGGGACTAAATATAATTGGAC AAAATTTCATGACAGGCTACCATGTTGTCTTGGGCTGGAAGCAGTTTGACT GCTATGACACTGAGGACCATCATACTTACTTACCTTTTAAACCAAGCTCTCACAGTGCCCCTCCTGGTTTTGCTCATGGACTACGTACTATTTCAAGCTCGACTTCAGCTGCTTCTCTGCTTCACTATAGTCATACCTCTCTTCTGACTTGCTTTATATTCATCAGCCTCTCCTTCCTATTAGTATAG
- the LOC126805024 gene encoding aspartyl protease family protein 1-like has translation MAAWTCRASSSNSTVFSLLVICVLGLACRSCDGFGTFEFDFHHRYSDPVTGIIGYDELPHKGSPEYYAAMTHRDRVIRGRHLGETPPLTFVYGNETYRIGAFGHLHYANLSVGTPMTSYLVALDTGSDLLWLPCDCLSCVKGVNTSDGEVVNFDIYSPSQSKTSKKVSCNSTYCDQQQQCSSPSSDCRYSIDYLSANTSSSGIIVEDVLHLRTDDVKLKAVEAPIAFGCGRIQTGIFLSGAAPNGLLGLGMDGISIPSMLAKQGLASDSFSMCFAIDGSGRIRFGDNGSAGQPETPFYVKSRYPTYNITVTQIAVGESVNDLEFYAIWDSGTSFTYLNDPAYTQISKSFNSAIKDKRVTNYDDLPFEYCYTVSPNQTLNFTMKGGKQYNVIDPLVVLTDGEGNILFYCLGVVKSEDVNIIGQNFMTGYRIIFDREKNVLAWTESDCYNDEEASTLAISPSKSPASSPAIDPEATSTNTSTVPSTPSQNDSPKFNSFTCALFMVLSAIFAIV, from the exons ATGGCCGCCTGGACTTGCAGAGCTTCTAGTAGCAACTCTACTGTCTTTTCTTTGTTGGTGATTTGTGTCTTGGGTTTGGCTTGTCGGAGCTGTGATGGGTTTGGAACGTTCGAGTTTGATTTCCACCACCGGTACTCCGATCCCGTCACCGGAATTATCGGCTATGATGAGCTGCCGCATAAGGGCAGTCCCGAATATTACGCTGCCATGACTCACCGTGACCGGGTGATCCGGGGCCGCCATCTCGGCGAAACACCGCCGCTTACTTTCGTTTACGGCAACGAGACTTACCGGATTGGCGCTTTTGGACA CTTGCATTATGCGAATCTTTCTGTTGGGACGCCGATGACTTCTTATCTTGTGGCTTTGGATACTGGGAGTGATTTGTTGTGGTTGCCGTGTGATTGTCTCAGTTGTGTGAAGGGGGTTAACACATCAGATGGAGAG gTCGTGAATTTTGACATCTACAGTCCTAGTCAATCAAAAACAAGCAAAAAGGTTTCTTGCAACAGCACATATTGTGACCAACAACAGCAGTGCTCTTCACCAAGTAGTGACTGTCGTTACAGTATCGACTATCTTTCTGCTAACACTTCGTCTTCTGGAATCATAGTAGAGGATGTTTTGCACTTGAGGACTGATGATGTTAAACTAAAAGCTGTTGAGGCCCCGATAGCCTTTGG GTGTGGTAGGATTCAGACTGGTATATTTTTGAGTGGGGCAGCTCCGAATGGTCTACTAGGACTTGGTATGGATGGCATATCGATTCCTAGCATGTTAGCGAAACAGGGGCTTGCTTCTGATTCTTTTTCCATGTGCTTTGCAATTGACGGAAGTGGGAGAATCCGATTTGGTGATAATGGAAGTGCAGGCCAACCAGAAACACCATTCTATGTCAAAAGTAGATA TCCAACTTACAACATTACTGTTACTCAAATAGCCGTTGGAGAAAGTGTTAATGATCTTGAATTCTATGCAATTTGGGACTCTGGTACCTCATTTACGTACTTAAATGATCCAGCTTACACCCAGATTTCCAAGAGC TTCAACAGCGCCATCAAAGATAAGCGGGTTACAAATTATGATGACCTGCCTTTTGAATATTGTTATACAGTCAG TCCGAATCAAACATTGAATTTCACAATGAAAGGGGGAAAGCAGTATAATGTTATTGACCCACTTGTAGTTCTTACTGATGGG GAAGGCAATATACTCTTCTATTGTCTCGGTGTTGTCAAAAGTGAAGATGTAAATATCATTGGAC AAAACTTCATGACTGGTTACCGTATTATTTTTGATCGTGAAAAGAATGTTTTGGCTTGGACAGAATCGGATT GTTACAATGATGAGGAAGCATCCACTCTTGCTATCAGTCCATCCAAATCTCCTGCCTCATCCCCTGCGATCGATCCAGAAGCTACATCTACCAACACTTCTACAGTACCATCAACCCCATCGCAAAACGACTCACCCAAATTCAACTCTTTTACATGTGCACTCTTCATGGTTCTTTCTGCAATTTTTGCCATTGTTTAA
- the LOC126782299 gene encoding pre-rRNA-processing protein ESF1, with the protein MGSKKNKKNKNRDNNLITDPRFASVHWDPRFKNAPKHKAKVEIDDRFKVMFTDPRFRSSSAPSDKRGKLKKKTDPGDELRHYYQPNEDEDEVKYDKVDEDEEEEDELSEESESEREEKARSKEESESEAESEEEKARVAVEESESEEMEAGNESETTTDMDTDEDEEDEVVFEDGMPAMQNENIPQIEKETHRLAVVDLDWTHVKAVDLFVVLRSFLPKGGEIKSVAVYPSDFGIERMKQEEIHGPVLLDDTDKKADEESDDDDEDVELINQKWRAYEKSRLRYYYAVVECDSVATADYLYRNCDGVEFERSSNILDLRFIPDSLEIKHPPRDTATEVPSNYVGLDFQTRALQQSNIEPSWDDDEPNRRILKRKFSQVDELEMDEFITSDESETGEDEAEDDVDDKANKKSKKRARYISLLQSGDGDGSGEDDEEDGQDMEVTFNTSLEDFNKRMLEKKDRKSETVWEASLRKRREKKKMKRNRSNYSSEDETSDSDQEAKEEPDDFFIEEPSVKRSKKESRGKSNKEEKQRLDMDEEAASRHELELLLADDKGVDKGAKGYNLKRKKTKGKKKGKEDPEENKIPTADLDDPRFAPLLTSSLFALDPTNPQFKRSATYERQAALRQHQGDREEVPKREVKVQSEGLSSKIKKSSLINSIKMKAKPFEKKEEILPFPGRKETKGEQDSATGVKPVKKKAKVGRK; encoded by the exons ATGGGAtcaaagaagaacaagaagaacaagaacagaGATAACAACCTCATCACCGATCCCCGATTCGCCTCCGTCCACTGGGACCCGCGCTTCAAGAATGCTCCGAAGCACAAGGCCAAGGTCGAGATCGACGACCGCTTCAAGGTCATGTTCACCGATCCCCGGTTCCGTTCGTCCTCGGCTCCGTCGGACAAGCGCGGCAAGCTCAAGAAGAAAACCGACCCCGGCGATGAGCTAAGGCATTACTATCAGCCGAACGAGGACGAAGATGAGGTCAAGTACGATAAGGTCGACgaggatgaggaagaagaagacgaattGAGCGAGgagagtgagagtgagagagaagagaaggcGAGATCAAAAGAGGAGAGTGAGTCTGAGGCTGAGAGCGAGGAAGAGAAGGCGAGAGTGGCAGTGGAGGAGAGTGAGAGTGAGGAAATGGAGGCCGGAAACGAGTCGGAGACGACGACCGATATGGATACTgatgaagatgaggaagaTGAAGTAGTTTTTGAGGACGGTATGCCGGCAATGCAG AATGAAAACATACCGCAAATTGAGAAGGAAACTCACAGGCTTGCTGTTGTTGATTTGGATTGGACGCATGTTAAG GCGGTTGACTTGTTTGTGGTGTTGAGGTCCTTTCTTCCGAAAGGTGGAGAGATTAAGTCTGTTGCTGTGTATCCATCGGACTTTGGAATTGAGCGTATGAAACAGGAGGAGATTCATGGTCCTGTGCTGTTGGATGATACAGATAAAAAAGCTGATGAAGAAAGTGATGACGATGATGAGGATGTGGAGCTTATTAATCAGAAATGGCGCGCTTATGAGAAAAGCCGGCTGAG GTACTACTATGCTGTAGTGGAATGTGACTCTGTTGCCACAGCAGATTACCTTTACAGAAACTGTGATGGAGTTGAGTTTGAAAGGTCATCAAATATTCTTGATTTAAGATTCATCCCTGATTCATTGGAAATCAAGCATCCACCCCGTGATACTGCAACCGAG GTACCTTCGAACTACGTTGGTTTAGACTTCCAAACTAGAGCACTGCAGCAAAGTAATATTGAACCTTCGTGGGATGATGACGAACCAAACCGAAGGATCTTGAAACGAAAATTCAGTCAG GTTGATGAACTGGAAATGGACGAGTTTATTACTTCTGATGAGAGTGAAACTGGTGAGGATGAGGCTGAAGATGATGTAGATGATAAGGCTAATAAAAAGAGTAAGAAAAGAGCACGATACATATCTTTACTCCAATCTGGAGATGGAGATGGTTCAggtgaggatgatgaagaggatGGCCAGGATATGGAGGTCACCTTCAATACTAGCTTGGAGGATTTTAACAAGCGCATGCTTGAAAAGAAGGACAGGAAATCAGAAACAGTTTGGGAAGCCTCTCTAAGAAAAAGAcgtgaaaaaaagaagatgaagagaaaTAGGTCTAATTATTCATCAGAGGATGAGACTAGTGATTCTGATCAAGAAGCAAAAGAAGAGCCAGATGATTTCTTCATTGAGGAACCTTCAGTTAAAAGGAGTAAAAAGGAGTCTCGGGGTAAAAGtaacaaagaagaaaagcaGCGCCTAGATATGGATGAGGAAGCAGCAAGTAGACATGAGCTTGAGTTATTACTTGCTGATGACAAGGGAGTAGATAAAGGTGCAAAGGGATACAATTTGAAACGTAAAAAAACAAAGGGAAAGAAGAAGGGTAAAGAAGATCCAGAGGAGAATAAAATACCAACTGCTGATTTGGATGATCCACGTTTTGCACCCCTACTGACCTCATCCCTCTTTGCTCTGGATCCAACAAATCCACAATTTAAAAG AAGTGCGACATATGAGCGGCAGGCAGCACTGAGACAGCACCAGGGTGACCGAGAAGAAGTGCCAAAAAGGGAAGTGAAAGTACAATCCGAGGGTCTCTCATCCAAGATAAAGAAATCTTCATTAATCAATTCAATTAAGATGAAAGCCAAGCCCTTTGAAAAGAAAGAGGAAATTTTGCCATTCCCGGGtagaaaggaaacaaaaggtgaGCAGGATTCTGCGACCGGAGTTAAACCAGTGAAAAAGAAGGCCAAAGTTGGACGTAAATGA
- the LOC126796975 gene encoding T-complex protein 1 subunit zeta 1 — protein MSLRMLNPNAEVLNKSAALHMNINAAKGLQDVLKTNLGPKGTIKMLVGGAGDIKLTKDGNTLLKEMQIQNPTAIMIARTAVAQDDISGDGTTSTVLFIGELMKQSERYIDEGMHPRVLVDGFEIAKRATLQFIEKFKTPVVMGSEPDREILKMVARTTVRTKLHEALADQLTDIVVNAVLCIRKPEEAIDLFMVEIMHMRHKFDADTRLVEGLVLDHGSRHPDMKRRAENCYILTANVSLEYEKSEVNSGFFYSNAEQREAMVLAERRQVDERVRKIIELKNKVCSGNDNNFVIINQKGIDPPSLDLLARAGIIALRRAKRRNMERLVLACGGEAVNSVDDLTPDCLGWAGLVYEHVLGEEKYTFVENVKNPHSCTILIKGPNDHTIAQIKDAVRDGLRAVKNTIEDEAVILGAGAFEVAARQYLIDEVKKTVHGRAQLGIEAFADALLVVPKTLAENAGLDTQDVIISLKGEHERGNIVGLNHHTGEPIDPQMEGIFDNYSVKRQIINSGPVITSQLLLVDEVIRAGRNMRKPT, from the exons aTGTCGCTGCGAATGCTGAACCCTAATGCGGAGGTGCTGAACAAATCGGCGGCGCTGCACATGAACATCAACGCCGCCAAGGGCCTTCAAGATGTGCTCAAAACCAACCTCGGCCCCAAAGGCACCATCAAGATGCTCGTCGGCGGCGCCGGAGACATCAAGCTCACCAAAGACGGCAACACTCTCCTCAAAGAAATGCAAATCCAGAACCCCACTGCCATCATGATTGCCCGCACCGCTGTCGCCCAGGATGACATCAGCGGCGACGGCACCACCTCCACTGTCCTCTTCATCGGCGAGCTCATGAAGCAGTCCGAACGATACATCGATGAAG ggATGCATCCGCGAGTGTTGGTCGATGGATTCGAGATTGCGAAAAGAGCCACGCTGCAGTTTATTGAGAAGTTTAAGACTCCTGTGGTGATGGGCAGTGAGCCTGACAGAGAAATACTGAAAATGGTTGCAAGGACAACTGTTCGAACAAAG CTACATGAAGCATTAGCTGATCAATTGACCGACATTGTTGTAAATGCG GTTCTCTGCATTCGCAAACCCGAGGAGGCAATTGATCTTTTTATGGTAGAGATAATGCACATGCGCCATAAATTTGATGCAGACACACGTTTG GTTGAGGGTCTTGTCCTTGATCATGGTTCTAGGCATCCTGATATGAAGCGACGAGCAGAGAATTGCTACATTTTGACAGCCAATGTGTCCCTGGAGTATGAGAAAAG TGAAGTGAACTCTGGATTTTTCTATTCAAATGCGGAGCAGAGAGAAGCAATGGTTTTAGCTGAAAGGCGTCAAGTTGACGAGAGAGTTAGAAAGATTATTGAGCTGAAAAACAAG GTTTGTTCTGGTAATGACAATAATTTTGTCATTATCAACCAGAAGGGAATTGATCCCCCATCTCTGGACCTTCTGGCAAGGGCAGGG ATTATTGCTCTGAGAAGAGCAAAGAGGAGAAATATGGAGCGGCTGGTTTTGGCTTGTGGAGGGGAGGCTGTGAACTCTGTAGATGATTTGACTCCTGATTGCCTTGGCTGGGCTGGACTTGTGTACGAGCACGTCCTCGGCGAAGAGAAGTATACATTTGTTGAGAATGTAAAGAACCCTCATTCTTGCACAATCTTAATCAAAG GGCCTAATGACCACACAATTGCCCAGATTAAGGATGCTGTTCGCGATGGTCTGAGGGCAGtgaaaaatacaatagaagatGAAGCTGTAATCTTG GGTGCTGGAGCTTTTGAAGTTGCAGCAAGACAATATCTGATTGATGAAGTAAAGAAAACTGTTCATGGG CGAGCTCAACTTGGAATTGAAGCTTTTGCTGATGCTCTCCTTGTGGTGCCCAAGACACTTGCTGAGAATGCTGGCCTTGACACACAAGATGTGATCATTTCTCTCAAG GGCGAGCATGAGCGGGGAAACATTGTCGGACTAAATCATCACACTGGGGAACCCATTGACCCACAAATGGAGGGGATCTTTGACAACTACTCTGTTAAGCGGCAGATTATAAACTCAGG GCCAGTAATCACATCTCAACTGTTGTTGGTGGATGAAGTGATACGTGCTGGGCGCAACATGAGGAAACCAACTTAG
- the LOC126794944 gene encoding peroxidase 64, translated as FSVLVSCCTLPIYKYSYNPTLFPTSNQKYRVKEVLKMALNLVFLSSILILSVFSPVINALSSNYYDKSCPNVELLVSNAVKKATANDQTVPAALLRMHFHDCFIRGCDASVLLNSKGNNKAEKDGPPNISLHAFYVIDNAKKQVEASCPGVVSCADILALAARDAVVQSGGPSWKVPKGRKDGRTSLATETRQLPAPTFNISQLQQSFSQRGLSLNDLVALSGGHTLGFSHCSSFQNRIHNFNATHDVDPTLQSSFAASLKNTCPIKNRPKNAGSTMDPSATTFDNTYFKLIVQGKSLFSSDQALLNFPKTKQLVTKYANSQQAFLDAFVHSMIKMSSITGGQEVRKDCRVVN; from the exons TTTAGTGTTTTGGTCAGCTGCTGCACTCTTCCTATCTATAAATACTCCTATAATCCAACATTATTTCCCACAAGTAATCAAAAATACAGAGTTAAAGAAGTCCTAAAAATGGCTCTTAACCTTGTATTCTTGAGCTCAATCCTCATCCTTTCAGTATTTTCTCCGGTGATCAATGCACTGAGCTCGAACTATTATGACAAAAGCTGTCCTAATGTCGAGCTTCTCGTTTCCAATGCTGTCAAGAAGGCAACAGCTAACGATCAAACTGTACCTGCTGCACTACTCCGGATGCATTTCCATGATTGCTTCATAAGG GGATGTGATGCATCTGTGTTGTTAAATTCCAAAGGAAACAACAAAGCAGAGAAAGACGGACCACCAAATATTTCTCTGCATGCATTTTATGTCATTGACAATGCAAAGAAACAAGTGGAGGCTTCATGTCCTGGTGTGGTCTCATGCGCTGATATCTTGGCTCTAGCAGCAAGAGATGCTGTTGTGCAA TCTGGAGGCCCAAGCTGGAAAGTgccaaaaggaagaaaagatGGAAGAACATCACTGGCAACTGAAACCAGACAATTGCCAGCTCCAACCTTCAACATTTCACAACTACAACAGAGCTTCTCCCAAAGAGGCCTGTCCTTGAACGACCTGGTGGCTCTTTCAG GAGGGCACACTCTAGGGTTCTCCCACTGCTCATCTTTCCAAAACAGAATCCACAACTTCAATGCTACACACGATGTTGACCCCACGCTGCAGTCATCCTTTGCAGCAAGCTTGAAGAATACATGTCCCATCAAGAATAGGCCGAAGAATGCTGGTTCTACAATGGATCCTTCAGCAACAACTTTTGATAACACATACTTCAAGTTGATCGTCCAAGGGAAGAGCTTGTTTTCTTCAGACCAAGCTCTGCTTAATTTTCCAAAGACTAAACAGTTGGTTACTAAGTATGCTAACTCACAGCAAGCTTTCTTGGATGCTTTTGTGCATTCTATGATTAAGATGAGTAGTATTACAGGTGGACAAGAGGTGAGGAAGGACTGCAGAGTAGTAAACTAA